A genome region from Rhodanobacter thiooxydans includes the following:
- a CDS encoding RICIN domain-containing protein, with protein MPNSSTLKGTALIQYTCHGGPNQQWTLVQAN; from the coding sequence GTGCCCAACTCCTCGACCCTGAAAGGCACTGCGCTCATCCAGTACACCTGTCATGGCGGCCCCAATCAGCAGTGGACACTGGTGCAGGCGAACTGA
- a CDS encoding MT-A70 family methyltransferase, which yields MKLRPKPIVAAPFWPVLAPDAVLGMSVKTYWRGGSRSTKLHSEDLNSGEEMVRPLVEQTHNVALPPIDGGWSTILADPPWRFTNRTGKVAPEHRRLDRYSTMDLNEICAMPVQAVAAKNSHLYLWVPNALLPDGLRVMQAWGFRYISNIVWAKRRKDGGPDGRGVGFYFRNVTELLLFGVRGSLRTLAPARSQVNMIETRKREHSRKPDEQYALIEDCSPGPYLELFARHAHLGWTVWGAESAATVEPRGKQHKGYTGGPIQLPLIPAHGRLSEDQAEYIGRVLKQKYDNGCSIRELSEETAYSITRVRALLDAADTKLRARGGSR from the coding sequence GTGAAGTTGCGACCGAAGCCCATCGTAGCGGCGCCTTTCTGGCCGGTGCTGGCTCCCGACGCAGTGCTCGGGATGTCAGTAAAAACGTACTGGCGTGGAGGCTCAAGATCTACTAAGCTTCACTCTGAAGATCTTAATTCGGGTGAAGAGATGGTGCGTCCGCTTGTCGAGCAAACACACAACGTTGCTTTGCCTCCAATTGACGGCGGATGGAGCACCATCCTCGCCGATCCGCCATGGCGATTCACGAACAGAACAGGAAAGGTTGCACCTGAGCATCGGCGCCTTGACCGCTATTCGACGATGGATTTGAACGAAATTTGCGCGATGCCGGTGCAAGCCGTGGCTGCGAAGAACAGCCACTTGTACTTGTGGGTCCCGAATGCGCTGCTGCCGGATGGCCTGAGGGTTATGCAGGCATGGGGCTTTCGCTATATTTCGAACATTGTCTGGGCAAAGCGTCGCAAGGACGGGGGGCCAGACGGTCGCGGTGTTGGCTTTTACTTTCGGAACGTGACCGAGCTACTGCTGTTCGGTGTGCGAGGTTCGCTTCGCACGCTGGCTCCTGCACGAAGCCAAGTCAACATGATTGAAACACGGAAGCGAGAGCACTCGCGCAAACCGGATGAACAATACGCGCTCATCGAAGATTGCTCCCCGGGACCGTATCTAGAACTGTTCGCGAGGCATGCACACCTTGGTTGGACGGTATGGGGAGCGGAGTCTGCCGCTACGGTTGAGCCTCGTGGCAAGCAACACAAAGGCTATACCGGAGGGCCGATACAGCTCCCCTTGATCCCGGCGCATGGCCGTTTAAGCGAGGATCAAGCCGAATATATTGGTCGAGTGCTCAAGCAAAAATACGATAACGGGTGTTCCATCCGAGAGCTGTCAGAAGAGACTGCTTATTCGATCACACGCGTCAGGGCTCTTCTCGATGCAGCCGACACGAAGTTGCGCGCACGTGGTGGATCAAGGTAG